Below is a window of Hydrogenimonas sp. SS33 DNA.
CGGTTGCCTGGAAGTAGCTTTCAAGGGCACGCAGCGCGTGCTTTCCTCTCTTTTCAGGGCATAAAAAAAGGCGGACCCGAAGGTCCGCCCTTCCATTCCCCCGAATGTAGCAGCAGTGGCTGAAGCGCTTACTTGGAAGCGGCTTCTTTGGCAGCTTCCAGAGCCTCTTCGTAATCGGGCTCTTCAGTGATTTCGGGAACCAGCTGCTTGTAGACGACGTTGCCGTCTTTGTCGATGACGAAGATCGCGCGGGCGGTGACGCCTGCCAGAGGGCCTTCAGCGATCAGAACGCCGTAGGCATTCGCGAAATCTTTGTTGCGGAAGTCGGAAGCGACCGTCAGGTTTTCGATGCCTTCGGCGGAGCAGAAACGTCCTGCGGCGAAGGGGAGGTCCATAGAGATGACAGTCGTATCGACGCCTTCGAGTTGGGCCGCTTTTTCGTTGAACTTGCGTGTTTCGGCGGCACAGACAGGCGTGTCGAGAGAGGGAACGACAACCAGAAGCTGTACTTTGTCCTGGGCACCGCCCACTTTCTTGTCTGCGAGACCTTCAGAGTTTACAACGGTGACTTCGGGAGCTTTGTCCCCAACATTGACTTCGTTGCCGGCCAGTTTGACTTCGTTACCTTTGAGCTTTGTAGTTGCCATAGGATTTCCTTTTTATTGTGGTTTTGTTAGCGTTATCCGCTTCGCAAATATTTGCGACTGGGAAAATTGTACAGAAATAGGATAAAAAAACTCTTAATTAAGAATGTTTAGTTTTAAGCTTTTTGTAAAGTTTTAGGTGGATTAAAAAATATTATCCGTTTTCGGTGAGACTTCGATGCTCAAGGCATCTGTGAACCGCTCCAGGTACCAGGCGTCGACGGCGCAGCGCCCCACCATGGCGGCGTTGTCGGAACACCACTCAAGGTCGGCAAGGTGGAGGTTGGCGCCAAACTCCGCGCAGAGGTTGGCGAAGGCTTCCCGTACAGCCATGTTGGCGCTGGCGCCTCCGACGATGGCGAAATCTTCGGGGCGTTTCGTTTGGAAGATCTTTTTGCACTTTTGCAGCAGGTGGGCGATGGCCGCTTTCTGGAAAGCGCTAGCGATGTCGGCTTTGGTCTGTTCGTCCAGGGGCTGGTTTTTTTCGATGAGCAGCCGCACGGCGTTTTTGAGCCCCGAAAAGCTGAAGGCGATCTTCGGGGAGTGCTGCAGGGGAATCGGCATCGGGAACCTGTCGGGGTCCCCTTTGGCGGCCAGCCTCTCGATGATTGGGCCGCCGGGGTAGCCCAGCCCCATCATCTTCGCCGTCTTGTCGAAGCTCTCCCCGAAGCTGTCATCCATGGTGGAGGCGACCACCTCCATCTCGTCGAAGCCTCCAACATCGATGACCATGGTATGGCCGCCTGAGATGAGCAGCACCAGCATCGGAAAACGGGCCTCTTTTTCGATGAAAAGGGAGTAGATGTGGGCCTTGAGGTGGTTGACGGCGATGAGGGGAAGCCCCTTGGCGATGGAGAGGGCCTGGGCCATCGCCACCCCCTCCAGCAGCGTCACCGAGAGGCCGGGGGCGTTGGTGACCGCCACCGCCTGGATGTCGTCCAGGTAGGGTTTCGCCTCCTCCAGTAGCCTGGGCAGCGCCACGGCGTGGAGGCGGCTCGCCAGTTCCGGCACCACGCCGCCGTACTTCGCATGCTCTCTTTCTTGGGAGATTTTTCTATGAAAAAGCAGGCGCTTCGTCGCGATTTCGGTGACGGCGACGGCGCTGTCGTCACAACTGCTTTCGATGCTCAGGATCATGAGGCCCCTTCGGGGCGGTTATTGGTGAACAGTGAACAGTGAACGGAAAAAGCTGTTTTTCTTTTCATGGTTCATACTCCACACATCGCGCCGGTTTTGAGAAACTTCAGAACCCATGGCCACTCTCCGTAGCCGCTGTCGGCATTGATGTGGCCGGCTTTTTCGAGGACTTTCATCGGGATGCCCAGCTTCTCCTGCAGGGCCCACGCTTCCTCCATGCTCATGTAGGGATCGTCGGTGGAGACGACCATCGTCGCTTTTTCGGCGAAGAGGCTGTCGGGCACTTCGACGGGAAAGAAGCTCTTGATGGTCTCGATGTCGCAATCGAGTCTCGGCGGCGCCACCAGCAGCAGGTTCCCTACCGGCTCCAGCTCCCCTTCGTTGCAGAGGTGGAACCAGAGGGTGTTGGCCAGGGAGTGGCAGACGACGGTGTCGGGCCGGAAATCTAGCAGGTGGGCTTTGACCTCTTTTTTCCAGCGGTTGAGATGGGGGAAATGGGGGTGCTGGATCAGCGGGAAGCTGACGGTCCCGTAGGCTTTGGCCAGTTCGGCCGCGAGCCAGGCCTGCCAATGGGGCCAGTCGCTGCCGCCCCAGCCGTGCAGGATGAGGGTTTTTCCGGGCCCTTTCATGCGGTGGCCTTTCGTGTCCATGCCCGCACCTCTTCGTCGATGGCGAAGACATCGTCGAGGGTGGCGGGGGCGACGGCACGGAACCGTTCATAGGCGGCGAGGGTGAGCCTTGCGATACCGCCAAAGGGGATCTCCTTGCCCATGAAGCGGTCGATGGCGACTTCGTTGGCGGCATTGACGACCACGCCCCGCTCGGGGTGGGCCAGCAGCTCCTCCTTGATCTGCCATATCGGGTAGCGCTCGGGTTCGATGGGGCGGAACTCCAGCGACCCGACCTCCAGCAGGTCCACCGGCTCCAGGATCGGTTCGTTCACCTCCTGCATCAGGGCGTAGGCGATGGGGAGCTTCATGTCCGGATGGGCCATCTGGGCCGTGGTGGCCCCGTCGACGAACTCCACCAGGGCGTGGATGACCGATTTGGGCTCGATGACGGCATCGACGTTTTCGCAGCCGTAGAGCCACCGCGCCTCCAGCAGTTCGAAGAGCTTGTTGGTCATCGTGGCACTGTCGATGGTGATTTTGGCGCCCATGCTCCAGTTGGGGTGGGCCAGCGCCTCGTCCAGGGTGGCGTTTTCGATCTGCTCGACGGGGACATCGCGGAAAGCGCCGCCGCTGGCGGTGATGAGCATCCGTTTCGGTTTCCGGCCGCCCAGGAGGTACCAGAGGCCGAAGTGCTCGCTGTCGATGGGGCGCAGGTGCGAGGGGTCGATAAAAGCGCCGGCGGCTACCAGGGACTCCTTGTTGGCCAGGGCGACGGTTTTGCCCTCCGCGATGGCGGTGACCGTGGGACGAAGCCCCAGAAAGCCGACCAGGGCGTTGACGACGACCGCCGAAGCGCTGCGGCGGATCACTTCGAGAATCCCCTCCTCCCCCCAGAA
It encodes the following:
- a CDS encoding alpha/beta hydrolase; translation: MDTKGHRMKGPGKTLILHGWGGSDWPHWQAWLAAELAKAYGTVSFPLIQHPHFPHLNRWKKEVKAHLLDFRPDTVVCHSLANTLWFHLCNEGELEPVGNLLLVAPPRLDCDIETIKSFFPVEVPDSLFAEKATMVVSTDDPYMSMEEAWALQEKLGIPMKVLEKAGHINADSGYGEWPWVLKFLKTGAMCGV
- the tsaD gene encoding tRNA (adenosine(37)-N6)-threonylcarbamoyltransferase complex transferase subunit TsaD, with amino-acid sequence MILSIESSCDDSAVAVTEIATKRLLFHRKISQEREHAKYGGVVPELASRLHAVALPRLLEEAKPYLDDIQAVAVTNAPGLSVTLLEGVAMAQALSIAKGLPLIAVNHLKAHIYSLFIEKEARFPMLVLLISGGHTMVIDVGGFDEMEVVASTMDDSFGESFDKTAKMMGLGYPGGPIIERLAAKGDPDRFPMPIPLQHSPKIAFSFSGLKNAVRLLIEKNQPLDEQTKADIASAFQKAAIAHLLQKCKKIFQTKRPEDFAIVGGASANMAVREAFANLCAEFGANLHLADLEWCSDNAAMVGRCAVDAWYLERFTDALSIEVSPKTDNIF
- the dxr gene encoding 1-deoxy-D-xylulose-5-phosphate reductoisomerase gives rise to the protein MILLGSTGSIGTNTLAIAERYNIRVEALVAGRNIDLLKEQIRTFQPCYVCVADKADADRLDHPRVFWGEEGILEVIRRSASAVVVNALVGFLGLRPTVTAIAEGKTVALANKESLVAAGAFIDPSHLRPIDSEHFGLWYLLGGRKPKRMLITASGGAFRDVPVEQIENATLDEALAHPNWSMGAKITIDSATMTNKLFELLEARWLYGCENVDAVIEPKSVIHALVEFVDGATTAQMAHPDMKLPIAYALMQEVNEPILEPVDLLEVGSLEFRPIEPERYPIWQIKEELLAHPERGVVVNAANEVAIDRFMGKEIPFGGIARLTLAAYERFRAVAPATLDDVFAIDEEVRAWTRKATA
- the tpx gene encoding thiol peroxidase → MATTKLKGNEVKLAGNEVNVGDKAPEVTVVNSEGLADKKVGGAQDKVQLLVVVPSLDTPVCAAETRKFNEKAAQLEGVDTTVISMDLPFAAGRFCSAEGIENLTVASDFRNKDFANAYGVLIAEGPLAGVTARAIFVIDKDGNVVYKQLVPEITEEPDYEEALEAAKEAASK